The Kangiella marina genome window below encodes:
- the nuoE gene encoding NAD(P)H-dependent oxidoreductase subunit E, translating into MTDSNSTPLSELLSSERLEQVEGWVKKYPEERKRAAIIPIMSIVQEEHGHLTQALMDAVADYLSCPKIAAYEVASFYSMFRLKPAGKYVISLCTNVSCMLAGSEDIKKWFRDELGVAPGETTEDGVFTLKEVECMAACGGAPMLEVNKQYHENLNIDKVADLIKELK; encoded by the coding sequence CAGCAGCGAACGTTTAGAGCAAGTCGAGGGTTGGGTCAAAAAATACCCTGAAGAACGAAAGCGAGCAGCGATTATTCCGATCATGAGCATCGTTCAAGAAGAGCATGGTCACCTTACTCAGGCGTTAATGGATGCTGTCGCGGATTATTTAAGCTGTCCTAAAATTGCAGCTTATGAGGTCGCCAGCTTTTACTCAATGTTCCGCTTAAAACCGGCGGGTAAATATGTTATCTCTTTATGTACCAACGTCTCCTGTATGTTGGCAGGTAGCGAAGATATTAAAAAGTGGTTTCGTGATGAGTTGGGAGTTGCCCCGGGCGAAACTACGGAAGATGGCGTTTTTACGCTGAAGGAAGTGGAATGCATGGCAGCTTGTGGTGGCGCGCCGATGCTCGAAGTTAACAAGCAATACCACGAAAATTTAAATATTGATAAGGTCGCGGATCTTATCAAGGAGCTGAAATAA
- the nuoF gene encoding NADH-quinone oxidoreductase subunit NuoF: MANEVCFRTLELDKPWTLETYQSAGGYAMWRKILAEQTPPEEIIEELKLSALRGRGGAGFPTGLKWSFMPKHAPGQKYVVCNSDEGEPGTFKDRDILRYNPHQLIEGMAIGAYVMGATVGYNYMRGEFYEPIERFEQALKEAYDAGFLGKNILQSGVDFDLHSHIGAGAYICGEETALLESLEGKKGQPRFKPPFPANYGLFGRPTNVNNTESYASVPIILEKGGQWFLDLGKENNGGTKVFSVSGHVNKPGNYEIGLGTPFKELLEMAGGMKDGKKLKAVIPGGSSAPVLPADVMMDITMDYDALGKAGSMLGSGAVIIMDEDTDMVEVLGRIAHFYYEESCGQCTPCREGTGWMSRMIHRISRGEGHVDDLKKLDEIAGNIMGRTICALGDAAAMPVQSFIKYFKDEFVAKIEQAQTRKAS; encoded by the coding sequence ATGGCCAATGAAGTTTGCTTTAGAACATTAGAGCTAGACAAACCTTGGACTCTGGAGACTTACCAGTCAGCTGGAGGCTATGCCATGTGGCGCAAAATTTTAGCCGAGCAAACGCCACCGGAAGAGATTATTGAAGAGCTGAAGTTGTCAGCACTTCGTGGCCGTGGCGGCGCTGGTTTCCCTACGGGTTTAAAGTGGAGCTTCATGCCAAAACATGCGCCAGGACAAAAGTATGTGGTTTGTAATTCTGACGAAGGTGAGCCGGGCACGTTTAAAGATCGGGATATTTTGCGCTATAACCCGCATCAGTTGATAGAAGGGATGGCGATTGGCGCTTATGTCATGGGTGCTACTGTCGGCTATAACTATATGCGCGGTGAGTTTTATGAACCTATAGAGCGTTTTGAACAAGCTTTAAAAGAAGCTTATGACGCAGGGTTCCTTGGCAAAAATATTTTGCAGTCAGGTGTCGATTTCGATTTACACAGTCATATCGGTGCCGGTGCCTATATTTGCGGTGAAGAAACCGCCTTGTTGGAATCATTAGAGGGCAAAAAAGGTCAGCCGCGATTTAAGCCGCCTTTCCCTGCGAATTACGGTTTGTTTGGGCGTCCGACCAACGTCAACAATACGGAAAGTTATGCCTCTGTGCCTATTATTTTAGAGAAAGGCGGACAGTGGTTTTTAGATCTAGGCAAAGAAAATAATGGTGGCACAAAAGTTTTTTCGGTATCGGGCCATGTCAATAAACCCGGGAATTATGAAATAGGGTTGGGTACGCCGTTTAAAGAATTACTGGAAATGGCGGGCGGTATGAAGGATGGCAAAAAATTGAAAGCGGTCATTCCGGGTGGATCGAGTGCGCCGGTACTGCCTGCTGATGTCATGATGGACATTACCATGGATTATGATGCGCTGGGTAAAGCCGGTTCGATGCTGGGCTCAGGCGCAGTGATTATCATGGACGAAGATACCGATATGGTTGAAGTGCTGGGGCGTATCGCGCACTTTTATTATGAAGAATCATGCGGCCAGTGCACCCCTTGTCGCGAAGGAACTGGCTGGATGTCACGCATGATCCACCGTATATCACGCGGCGAAGGTCATGTGGATGATTTGAAGAAACTTGACGAGATTGCTGGCAATATCATGGGGCGGACAATTTGTGCGCTGGGTGATGCCGCGGCGATGCCGGTGCAAAGTTTTATTAAGTATTTTAAAGACGAGTTTGTGGCAAAAATTGAGCAAGCTCAAACACGCAAAGCAAGCTAG